Proteins found in one Haloferax litoreum genomic segment:
- the rdfA gene encoding rod-determining factor RdfA: MRNSGNKVSRRGGRGPKIERIAERYELSGLGDDLVAAWLGEGREQQSLRELEETVNKRLIRAALDQAGAHVLDGEPENFYRLLTSDDVSAGSRTAARNSLREKGVDVDQLEADIISYQSVYNYLKRHRDVERDSTDDETAVESGLDTIRKLRSRLRTVTIDVIDRLVKANRVFIGSYEVDVDIRVTCTDCETRMTPTTLLSSGHCNCEHPADDATVDE, translated from the coding sequence ATGCGAAACTCAGGAAACAAGGTCTCCCGTCGTGGTGGGCGGGGCCCCAAAATCGAGCGAATAGCCGAGCGTTACGAACTCTCTGGGCTCGGCGACGACCTCGTGGCCGCGTGGTTGGGCGAGGGACGAGAGCAGCAAAGTCTCCGCGAACTCGAAGAGACGGTCAATAAACGTCTGATTCGGGCAGCCTTGGACCAAGCGGGCGCTCACGTTCTCGACGGAGAACCTGAAAACTTCTATCGACTCCTGACGAGCGACGACGTGTCTGCTGGGAGTCGAACGGCGGCGCGAAATAGCCTTCGCGAGAAGGGTGTGGACGTCGACCAACTCGAGGCGGACATCATATCCTATCAGTCGGTGTACAACTACCTGAAACGACATCGAGACGTTGAGCGCGACTCGACGGACGACGAGACGGCAGTCGAATCCGGGCTCGACACGATTCGGAAACTCCGTTCTCGCCTCCGAACCGTCACAATCGACGTTATCGACCGGCTAGTCAAGGCGAATCGGGTGTTCATTGGCTCGTACGAAGTCGACGTGGACATCCGAGTCACCTGTACAGACTGCGAGACACGAATGACACCAACGACGTTGCTCTCTTCCGGGCACTGTAACTGTGAGCACCCCGCAGACGACGCCACAGTGGACGAGTAG
- a CDS encoding archaea-specific SMC-related protein, translating into MSKSEALQDATVRIERIGGIDNRVVSLSPGVTVLTGRNATNRTSFLRAIMAGCGSDAASLKGDADEGSVELELDGRTFTRVLTRENGRVTASGTPYLQDTTTADLFAFLLASNEARQAVVTSRDLHDVIMRPVDTDAIEDEIDSLQSERKRVERELDDRSSLEADERALQKKRTELETKIADLEDERDELEARIEDEDQTVEDQRENRDELDRVLDELQDARSDLETVRFRLQSERESVESLRQERSELEDELDSFEVTDIDRESVSVRIDQIRTEIEDLNTTIADLQTVVQYTDDVLDGKAGLVEDSLGGGSTDDTLTDQLVSSETITCWTCGTDVDPDQIEQTTNRLRAARDDKRERRADLRRELDELESDLRDAEKSKRRRQNLQQKLDRLEDELETRTEQIDSLTDERDELTARVEQLEAEASALRGQAESDLIELHKELNEVEFSLDRTRDELASVNDDLEAVAEQFDERDKLEERREQLNDDLEAARTRIQSLTSAAVEAFNEEMETILDLLDYGNIERVWLERVERRVREGRRKVMKTQFELHIVRESDAGTVYEDTIDHLSESEREVIGLVFALAGYLVHEVYDDVPFMLLDSLEAIDAARIAALVDHFKQYPTFLVAALLPEDAQALDSSYERVAWGDDASRSSA; encoded by the coding sequence ATGAGCAAATCAGAGGCCCTTCAGGACGCGACTGTTCGAATCGAACGTATCGGTGGGATAGACAACAGGGTTGTCTCGCTCTCACCGGGTGTGACCGTCCTCACTGGACGAAACGCGACCAACCGAACCTCGTTCCTTCGCGCCATCATGGCAGGATGTGGGAGCGACGCGGCCAGCCTCAAAGGCGACGCAGACGAAGGGTCGGTCGAACTCGAACTCGACGGCCGGACCTTCACGCGCGTTCTCACGAGAGAAAATGGCCGCGTCACGGCGAGTGGAACACCCTACCTCCAAGATACGACCACCGCCGACCTGTTTGCGTTCCTACTCGCCTCGAACGAGGCGCGACAGGCAGTCGTCACCTCCCGTGACCTCCACGATGTCATCATGCGACCTGTCGATACGGACGCCATCGAGGACGAAATCGACAGTCTACAGTCCGAACGAAAGCGCGTCGAGCGAGAACTCGACGACCGCTCGTCGCTCGAGGCGGACGAGCGCGCGCTCCAGAAGAAACGCACCGAGTTGGAGACGAAGATAGCGGACCTCGAAGACGAACGAGACGAACTCGAAGCGCGTATCGAGGACGAAGACCAGACGGTCGAAGACCAGCGTGAGAATCGAGACGAACTGGACCGTGTACTCGACGAGTTACAGGACGCGCGCTCCGACCTCGAAACCGTTCGCTTCCGTCTCCAAAGCGAGCGAGAGAGCGTCGAATCACTTCGACAGGAGCGGTCCGAACTGGAGGACGAACTGGACTCTTTCGAGGTGACCGACATCGACCGTGAGTCAGTTTCGGTGCGCATCGACCAGATTCGCACAGAGATAGAAGACCTCAACACGACGATTGCTGACCTCCAGACCGTCGTCCAGTACACAGACGACGTTCTGGACGGCAAAGCAGGCCTCGTGGAAGACTCACTCGGTGGGGGCTCGACTGACGATACGCTCACCGACCAACTCGTTTCGTCGGAGACCATCACCTGTTGGACCTGTGGGACAGACGTCGATCCGGACCAAATCGAGCAGACGACGAACCGACTCCGTGCCGCCCGAGACGACAAGCGGGAACGGCGTGCCGACCTCCGACGTGAACTCGACGAACTCGAGAGCGACCTTCGGGACGCAGAGAAGTCCAAGCGTCGTCGCCAGAACCTCCAGCAGAAACTCGACCGTCTCGAAGACGAACTGGAGACGCGAACGGAGCAAATCGACTCGCTGACCGACGAGCGCGACGAACTCACCGCGCGCGTCGAACAGTTGGAAGCCGAGGCGTCAGCCCTCCGCGGGCAGGCTGAAAGCGACCTCATCGAACTGCACAAAGAACTGAACGAAGTGGAGTTCTCTCTCGACCGCACGCGTGACGAACTCGCGTCTGTGAACGACGACCTCGAAGCGGTTGCCGAGCAGTTCGACGAACGCGACAAACTCGAAGAGCGCCGTGAGCAACTGAACGACGACCTCGAAGCGGCGCGCACGCGAATTCAATCACTCACGTCCGCCGCCGTCGAAGCGTTCAACGAGGAGATGGAGACGATTCTCGACCTCCTTGACTACGGAAACATCGAGCGCGTCTGGCTCGAACGCGTCGAACGTCGCGTCCGAGAGGGCCGTCGAAAGGTGATGAAGACGCAGTTCGAACTGCACATCGTCCGCGAGTCTGACGCGGGGACCGTGTACGAAGACACGATAGACCACCTCTCGGAGAGCGAACGCGAGGTCATCGGCCTCGTCTTCGCACTCGCAGGCTACCTCGTCCACGAAGTCTACGACGACGTTCCGTTCATGCTCCTCGACTCGCTCGAAGCCATCGACGCCGCACGTATCGCCGCGCTGGTCGACCACTTCAAACAGTACCCGACGTTCCTCGTCGCGGCGCTCCTCCCAGAAGACGCACAGGCACTCGATTCGTCCTACGAACGTGTCGCGTGGGGCGACGATGCGTCCCGGTCCTCGGCGTAA